The DNA segment GCTCCGTTCAACTCGGTGCGCAGCCATTTAAGCAGGCCGGTCCAATGTTTGCGCCCGAACAAGATCAACGGAAATTTGGGAATGCGCTCCGTTTGCGCCAACGTCAACACCTCGAACAATTCGTCCAACGTGCCAAACCCGCCGGGCATGTAAACGTAGGCCACGCTGTATTTGGCGAAGCAAACCTTGCGCGCAAAGAAATAGTGAAAGTGCAGCGGGATGTTCGCGTAACCGTTGCTCTTTTGCTCGTGTGGCAAGGCGATGTTCAAACCCACGGATTTGCCGCCGCCCTGGGTGGCGCCTTGATTGGCCGCCGCCATGATGCCCGGACCGCCACCGGTGATGACCGGGATGCCCGCTTGGGCCAGTTTTTTCCCCAACGCCACCGTGGCGCGATAATACTTGTCGCGCGGCTTGGTCCGCGCCGAGCCGAAGATGGACACGGCGGGGCCAACCCGCGACATGGTTTCAAACGACGCCACAAACTCGCCCATGATCCGCAACACGCGCCACGGATCTTCCCGGATAAACCCATTACCCTGATTACTCATGTCGCCAGACTAAGGTTTCGCGCATCCGCAAACAAGCGCGCGTCCGCAGACTCATGGGGTTGGCGAGAACCAATTTACGATTTACGTGGGTCGTGGTTGAGTAGAGGTTAGCATTGGGGAGCGCATCCGCCCCGGATGCGGTTCGACGCGCCTCGCAGCGAACACGCAATTCACTCAGAGGATGAAACGCAGACTGCGTCTAAAGTGTTTTGACTTTCCTGACGGACGAGGCGTCCGTCAGCACACGCGAGGCGCGTGTGCTCCCCGATATACCCACGCCCACACCAGTGCAACCCGCTTAATCATCAATCGGCATTCGCAAATTTTATTGCCTCCACCGAGTAGCGGCTATGTGGCCGATCCGTTCGGAATCACGAAGGACTGAGCACGCGGCGGAATACGTCGAGGTCAGTGATTCAACGAGGCCGGCTGTCTTCCAAGGTCCAGTCGTTGCGACCGTCCGGATGACAGTGACAATGCGCGGCAAAGAAACCGCCGCGATGTTGCCAGAACCACGGCCAGATCCGTTCGCGATCCGTTTGCGGGATGCGCAATCCGTCCAGCGCCGTGCGTTTGAAAAACTGAAAGCGTCCTTCCTGCATTGGCGCGGGCAGTTGTTGCAGTTTCGGTTTCAGCTCAAACAAAAACATGAGCCAGTGCGTTTGCCCCTGATAACCGTGTTCGCTGATCAGCCCGGTGAGATGAAAGTCGGTGGGCAGAAATTTGATGCCGAGTTCCTCATGCGCTTCGCGTGCGGCACACACGTAGGGTGATTCGCCTTCATCCAGGCGTAGCTTACCGCCGCAGGGACTCCAGAAGCCGCGGTTGGGTTCGTGCGCGCGTTCGAGCAGGAGCGTGTCGTCGGCCTCGTTGAAACAGTAGAGCAGCGTGGCGGCCTTGTATGGCAGTTTCACAAGTTCAAATAAACCAGATTTTCGAGTGGGGATTAAGCGGGAAAATCCGGGTGGAACGGCAACAAAAAGCCCGGGTCGGATGACCCGGGCGAAGTTGGTCGTGTGCGCTCAGGGTGCGGGCGTCGCTTCAGGAGCGGTAGCTGCAGCGGGTTTGGCAGCTTCAGCGGCCCTCCTTCTGGCTTCCTCGGCTTTCTCCAGCGCTTCCTGGCGGATAAGTCCGGGCAGATAATGTTCGCCGGTGGCTTTGTAAATGATGGTGTCCCACACGTAGAAGTGGTTCAGCAAGCTGAAGATGAAACACACAATGACGACGAACTTGAGGAAGCCAATCCAGCCGCTGGGTTTCTCACCGTAACGATCCGCGACGGGCACGGCGCCCTCGGGCAGTTTGGCGATGCCGGTCAAGGAAGCGCCGTACGGCACGTTGATGCGGGCCTTGGCGTTCACCGCCCAGCCGTTAGCGTCCAGGATCGGACCGATGTTGCGCTTCCGCAATTTCAGCCAGGCAATGACCATCGAAGGACCGGAAATAACCAGGAGCAGTCCGACGATGGCCAGACACAATTGCCAGAACGGCAGCTGGAACAGGCCCGTCGCGTAACCGAGCAACGAAGTGATCAAAGCGCCAATCCCGGCGATGGCCACGCTGATCGCGGCGACCGTGCCCACGTCCACTTTCTTCGGTGCGGGCTTGGCTTGGTCGGCGTTCACGGTTTTCTCCGCGGCGGCGCTCAGTTTGGCATCGGCGGCGGCATCCGCTGCGGCGGCGCGCTTGGCGGCCATTTCCTCGATCATGCGGACGAGTTTCTTGTATGGCGCCCAGAATGCCTGACGGATGCTGATCGGGTTTTCCACGATCTTGGTGATGGTGGCGTCCCAATCGCGGCCTTTGCGGTCGTAGAACAAGCCGTTGCGGCCCACCATAAGATTGTCGCAGTCGCCGTTGGTGAAGGCGGCAACGAGACTCAGTTTTTCGTCCGAGCCTTTG comes from the Verrucomicrobiia bacterium genome and includes:
- a CDS encoding NUDIX domain-containing protein, producing MKLPYKAATLLYCFNEADDTLLLERAHEPNRGFWSPCGGKLRLDEGESPYVCAAREAHEELGIKFLPTDFHLTGLISEHGYQGQTHWLMFLFELKPKLQQLPAPMQEGRFQFFKRTALDGLRIPQTDRERIWPWFWQHRGGFFAAHCHCHPDGRNDWTLEDSRPR
- a CDS encoding TIGR00730 family Rossman fold protein, coding for MSNQGNGFIREDPWRVLRIMGEFVASFETMSRVGPAVSIFGSARTKPRDKYYRATVALGKKLAQAGIPVITGGGPGIMAAANQGATQGGGKSVGLNIALPHEQKSNGYANIPLHFHYFFARKVCFAKYSVAYVYMPGGFGTLDELFEVLTLAQTERIPKFPLILFGRKHWTGLLKWLRTELNGANHFIAPRDLDLLTLTDDVDEAVQVICDYLEHTGPPQSVPMAFS